Proteins from a single region of Hymenobacter aquaticus:
- a CDS encoding NAD(P)/FAD-dependent oxidoreductase, whose translation MDTNLPVSSQPRVVIVGCGFGGLRLAKSLRDAPVQVVVIDRNNYHNFQPLLYQVATGALEADSIAYPIRKIFAGQKNFFYRMADVQRVDTAANTVHTSVGDIRYDYLVLATGSLTNFFGIESLEKNAMQIKSIPNALNLRSFIFQNFEKALLTENPEEKQALMNIVVVGGGPTGVEISGSLAEMRKHVLPKDYPELDLSKMQIILVEAGAELLGPMSVKSQQDAMRYMQELGVKVVLNTHIKGYENCRAYYSDTEFIPTENLIWAAGVNGAAVPGIPEELVARNKRINVNQWNQVPGLSNVFAIGDVANMVTDDMPKGLPMLAPVAQQQADLLGDNLQRLIKGQPPVPFVYKNKGVMAIVSRNKAVVDLPKDVHFNGIFGWFTWLFVHLMTLVGFRNKVVAFVDWAFSYFSSDQALRLIIRPFSRRDVKDDQGKKKAEHATSTPEYNPTPPAIQVK comes from the coding sequence ATGGATACGAATCTTCCGGTTTCCTCCCAGCCCCGCGTCGTGATTGTGGGGTGCGGTTTTGGTGGCCTGCGCCTGGCCAAGTCCCTGCGCGACGCGCCGGTGCAGGTGGTCGTCATTGACCGTAACAACTACCACAACTTCCAGCCGCTGCTTTACCAGGTAGCCACGGGCGCCTTGGAGGCCGACAGCATAGCCTACCCGATTCGCAAGATCTTCGCCGGCCAGAAAAATTTCTTCTACCGCATGGCCGACGTGCAGCGCGTGGATACGGCCGCCAACACGGTGCACACCAGCGTGGGCGACATTCGCTACGACTACCTGGTGCTGGCCACCGGCTCGCTCACCAACTTTTTCGGCATCGAGAGCCTGGAGAAAAACGCCATGCAGATCAAGAGCATTCCGAATGCCCTGAACCTGCGTAGCTTCATTTTCCAGAATTTCGAAAAGGCTTTGCTGACCGAGAATCCCGAGGAAAAGCAGGCCCTGATGAACATCGTGGTGGTGGGCGGCGGCCCGACGGGCGTCGAAATCAGCGGCTCGCTGGCCGAGATGCGCAAGCACGTGCTGCCCAAGGACTACCCCGAGCTGGATCTGAGCAAGATGCAGATTATCCTGGTCGAGGCGGGGGCCGAGCTGCTGGGGCCGATGTCGGTGAAGTCGCAGCAGGATGCCATGCGCTACATGCAGGAGCTGGGCGTGAAGGTGGTGCTCAACACCCACATCAAGGGCTACGAAAACTGCCGGGCCTACTACTCCGACACCGAGTTTATTCCGACCGAAAACCTGATTTGGGCGGCCGGCGTGAACGGGGCCGCCGTGCCGGGCATCCCGGAGGAGCTGGTGGCCCGCAACAAGCGCATCAACGTGAACCAGTGGAACCAGGTGCCGGGCCTGAGCAACGTGTTTGCCATCGGCGACGTGGCCAACATGGTGACCGACGACATGCCCAAGGGCCTGCCCATGCTGGCGCCCGTGGCCCAGCAGCAGGCCGACCTGCTCGGCGACAACCTGCAACGCCTCATCAAGGGCCAGCCGCCGGTGCCGTTCGTGTATAAAAACAAGGGCGTCATGGCCATCGTGAGCCGCAACAAGGCCGTCGTGGATTTGCCCAAGGACGTCCACTTCAACGGCATCTTCGGCTGGTTTACCTGGCTGTTCGTGCACCTGATGACGCTGGTCGGCTTCCGCAACAAGGTGGTAGCCTTCGTCGACTGGGCCTTCAGCTACTTCAGCTCCGACCAGGCCCTGCGCCTCATCATCCGCCCCTTCAGCCGCCGCGACGTGAAAGACGACCAGGGCAAGAAGAAAGCCGAGCACGCCACCAGCACCCCGGAATACAACCCCACGCCGCCCGCAATTCAGGTGAAATAG
- a CDS encoding (2Fe-2S) ferredoxin domain-containing protein, whose amino-acid sequence MNLAYHLFVCNNQKDEIGKDVARALKIEIKKQGLKSLLVGGVKHKTRVQTCNCLDVCKHCKKGPGAAVIVYPEGTLYGDVRPKDAADIVQNHLADGRVVKRLLLD is encoded by the coding sequence ATGAACCTGGCGTATCACTTATTCGTCTGCAACAACCAAAAGGACGAAATCGGCAAGGACGTAGCCCGCGCCCTGAAGATTGAAATCAAGAAGCAGGGCCTGAAAAGCCTGCTGGTGGGTGGCGTCAAGCACAAAACCCGGGTGCAAACCTGCAACTGCCTCGACGTGTGCAAGCACTGCAAGAAAGGCCCCGGCGCGGCCGTCATCGTCTACCCCGAGGGCACGCTCTACGGCGACGTGCGCCCCAAAGACGCGGCCGACATCGTGCAGAATCATTTGGCCGACGGCCGGGTTGTAAAAAGATTGTTGCTGGATTAA
- a CDS encoding carboxypeptidase-like regulatory domain-containing protein — protein sequence MSGSVRISSSWLVLALVILALVGLRPTRAQAQGQRRVVQFTGIIATGDSLLGVPGATVFVPKAGRGTATNAYGYFSLPVLTGDSIVIRSLGYRNQTVVIPPDYQRQSYSVIVQLKEDATILPEVRIFPYATEKEFKRAFLALKLPKERGSAMADNLNEQVLRRIFNNAPVTSMGNYRQTMQNQEYDQARRMGTAPTPQTNNPLLNPFSWLQLINQIKQGEFKKKEGVDY from the coding sequence ATGTCTGGTAGTGTTCGAATTTCTTCTTCGTGGCTGGTGCTTGCGCTGGTCATCTTGGCCCTGGTAGGGCTGCGGCCCACGCGGGCCCAGGCCCAGGGGCAGCGCCGCGTGGTGCAGTTCACCGGTATCATTGCCACCGGCGACTCGCTGCTGGGCGTGCCCGGCGCCACGGTGTTTGTACCCAAAGCCGGCCGCGGCACGGCCACCAACGCCTACGGCTACTTCTCGCTGCCGGTGCTCACCGGCGACAGTATCGTGATTCGCTCGTTGGGCTACCGCAACCAGACGGTGGTAATTCCGCCCGACTACCAGCGGCAGAGCTACTCGGTCATCGTGCAGCTCAAGGAGGACGCCACGATTCTGCCCGAAGTACGCATCTTCCCGTATGCCACCGAAAAGGAGTTTAAGCGCGCGTTCCTGGCCCTCAAGCTGCCCAAGGAGCGGGGCTCGGCCATGGCCGACAACCTGAACGAGCAGGTGCTGCGCCGCATTTTCAACAACGCGCCGGTGACCAGCATGGGTAACTACCGCCAGACCATGCAAAACCAGGAGTACGACCAGGCGCGCCGCATGGGCACGGCCCCCACGCCCCAAACCAACAACCCGCTGCTGAACCCCTTCAGCTGGCTCCAGCTGATCAACCAGATCAAGCAGGGCGAATTCAAGAAGAAAGAAGGCGTCGATTATTAA
- a CDS encoding ArsR/SmtB family transcription factor — MRLKHFSVAFGQQLFKAFGDDSRVRILHLLWRNQEMCISDLEQVLDFTQTKTSRQLLYLKNAGLVSFRRLDNWAFYFLKDEAADLVQQLLGFMEKDPQLVRDQQIYQTLWSNRELAAYKLQNRRWTGMP, encoded by the coding sequence ATGCGCCTAAAACACTTCAGCGTTGCATTTGGTCAACAACTATTCAAAGCTTTCGGCGACGACTCGCGCGTGCGCATCCTGCATTTGCTGTGGCGCAACCAGGAAATGTGCATTTCCGACCTGGAACAGGTGCTCGACTTCACCCAGACCAAAACGTCGCGCCAATTATTATACCTGAAAAATGCAGGTTTGGTGAGTTTTCGGCGGCTCGACAACTGGGCCTTCTACTTTCTAAAGGATGAAGCTGCCGACTTGGTTCAGCAGCTACTGGGCTTCATGGAGAAAGACCCACAGCTCGTGCGCGACCAGCAGATTTACCAGACCCTATGGTCGAACCGGGAGCTGGCTGCGTACAAGCTCCAAAACCGCCGCTGGACCGGCATGCCCTGA